One Glycine max cultivar Williams 82 chromosome 6, Glycine_max_v4.0, whole genome shotgun sequence DNA segment encodes these proteins:
- the LOC100805815 gene encoding RING-H2 finger protein ATL11 — protein sequence MTTLTHSNFHHDLLLLFYFFLLTEFPSPLTAQLPDTLTPPSPQQQEDRFARLKFDKSMAIVLVILVAVFFVLGFLSVYTRQCAERRMRGRFDISISISRRQRGLDREIIETFPTFVYSTVKSLKLGRATLECAVCLNEFEEVETLRFIPNCSHVFHSECIDAWLANHSTCPVCRANLFPKPDDPSFDPIQIPDPEQPVISSPTRAETGGSNPRSPNLIDQNPTSRSRSTGFRIAGWFPRSHSTGHSLVQPGENCERFTLHLPEEVRNQLMLSRTKSCGVGVTFTRENSERRGYRARSVGSSLSPHVRGWFSVKDDVGERSSDRLFSTSTRDSEV from the coding sequence ATGACCACTCTCACACACTCCAATTTCCACCAtgaccttcttcttcttttctatttttttctcctcACCGAATTTCCGTCGCCGCTCACCGCGCAGCTTCCGGACACGCTAACTCCGCCGTCTCCGCAGCAGCAGGAGGACCGTTTTGCGAGGCTGAAGTTCGACAAATCCATGGCCATCGTTCTGGTGATCCTCGTGGCGGTGTTCTTCGTCCTAGGGTTCCTCTCCGTGTACACTCGCCAGTGCGCGGAGCGCAGGATGCGAGGGAGGTTCGACATCTCCATCTCCATCTCGCGCCGGCAACGCGGCCTGGACCGCGAAATCATCGAAACGTTCCCAACGTTCGTGTACTCCACCGTAAAGAGCCTCAAGTTAGGGCGCGCCACGCTAGAATGCGCCGTGTGCCTCAACGAGTTCGAGGAGGTCGAAACGCTGCGTTTCATCCCAAATTGCAGCCACGTGTTCCACTCCGAGTGCATCGACGCGTGGCTCGCCAATCACTCCACTTGTCCCGTGTGTCGCGCCAATCTTTTTCCCAAACCTGATGACCCGTCTTTTGATCCTATCCAAATTCCGGATCCGGAACAACCCGTTATATCATCACCGACCCGAGCCGAAACTGGGGGCTCTAATCCTCGTTCTCCGAATTTGATTGATCAGAACCCTACGTCGCGGTCAAGGTCAACGGGTTTTCGTATCGCGGGGTGGTTTCCGCGGTCTCACTCGACGGGTCACTCGCTGGTTCAACCCGGGGAGAATTGTGAACGGTTTACGCTGCATTTGCCTGAGGAAGTGCGGAACCAGCTTATGCTGAGTCGCACCAAGAGTTGCGGCGTGGGCGTGACGTTCACGCGCGAGAACAGTGAAAGGAGGGGTTATAGGGCGAGGAGCGTTGGTAGTAGCCTCAGCCCTCACGTGAGGGGGTGGTTTTCTGTGAAGGATGATGTCGGGGAAAGGTCTTCGGATCGGTTATTCTCCACGTCGACAAGGGATAGTGAGGTTTAG
- the LOC100789380 gene encoding transcription factor bHLH94 isoform X2, producing the protein MALEAVVFPQDPFAYGCNKDYLYSLVGATPNYGNFQAAEEEKVLLGIINNNIEHNLYANWDSSSTSMLQNVKEQQWDSHSSPEACTVEQSVTTPSFPPPPPPSSSVEATVTTTSRRKRRRTKSAKNKEEIENQRMTHIAVERNRRKQMNEYLAVLRSLMPSSYVQRGDQASIIGGAINFVKELEQLLQSMEGQKRTNQGKENVVGLNGTSRTTTTTPFAEFFAFPQYTTRGTTMAQNNQEQKQWAVADIEVTMVDNHANLKVLSKKQPGQIMKIVVGLQSLKLSILHLNVSTLDDMVLYSVSVKVEDGCLLNTVDEIAAAVNQLLRTIQEVTFS; encoded by the exons ATGGCACTAGAGGCTGTGGTTTTCCCGCAAGATCCATTTGCGTATGGTTGCAACAAGGATTATTTGTACTCCTTAGTTGGAGCAACACCCAACTACGGTAATTTCCAAGCAGCGGAAGAAGAGAAAGTCCTCCTAGgaatcatcaacaacaacatagaacacaaccTTTATGCAAATTGGGATTCATCTTCTACCTCAATGTTGCAAAATGTCAAGGAACAACAATGGGATTCTCACTCCTCCCCTGAAGCATGCACCGTTGAACAATCCGTGACAACCCCTTcttttcctcctcctcctcctccttcttcctCCGTGGAAGCCACCGTGACCACCACGAGCCGCCGTAAACGACGCCGCACCAAGAGCGCCAAGAACAAGGAGGAAATCGAGAACCAGAGGATGACGCACATTGCTGTTGAACGCAATCGCCGAAAACAGATGAATGAGTACTTGGCCGTGCTCCGATCCTTGATGCCTTCCTCTTATGTTCAAAGG GGTGACCAAGCCTCTATTATTGGAGGGGCCATAAACTTTGTGAAGGAGTTGGAGCAGCTTTTGCAGTCGATGGAGGGCCAAAAGAGAACGAACCAAGGGAAAGAGAATGTTGTTGGGTTAAATGGGACGTcgagaacaacaacaacaacaccctTTGCTGAGTTCTTCGCGTTTCCTCAATACACGACACGTGGTACGACGATGGCACAGAACAACCAGGAGCAGAAACAGTGGGCCGTAGCAGACATTGAAGTGACCATGGTGGATAACCATGCCAATCTAAAGGTACTATCAAAGAAACAACCTGGGCAGATTATGAAGATCGTTGTTGGGCTTCAAAGTCTCAAGCTCAGCATTCTCCACCTTAATGTTTCCACTCTTGATGATATGGTCCTTTACTCAGTTAGCGTCAAG GTAGAGGACGGGTGTCTGCTGAACACGGTGGATGAAATTGCGGCTGCAGTGAATCAACTATTACGCACAATCCAAGAAGTTACTTTCAGCTGA
- the LOC100789380 gene encoding transcription factor bHLH94 isoform X1 has translation MALEAVVFPQDPFAYGCNKDYLYSLVGATPNYGNFQAAEEEKVLLGIINNNIEHNLYANWDSSSTSMLQNVKEQQWDSHSSPEACTVEQSVTTPSFPPPPPPSSSVEATVTTTSRRKRRRTKSAKNKEEIENQRMTHIAVERNRRKQMNEYLAVLRSLMPSSYVQRGDQASIIGGAINFVKELEQLLQSMEGQKRTNQGKENVVGLNGTSRTTTTTPFAEFFAFPQYTTRGTTMAQNNQEQKQWAVADIEVTMVDNHANLKVLSKKQPGQIMKIVVGLQSLKLSILHLNVSTLDDMVLYSVSVKVGRKLQITYFFFFLIDEIFLFFFCMDGLEQVEDGCLLNTVDEIAAAVNQLLRTIQEVTFS, from the exons ATGGCACTAGAGGCTGTGGTTTTCCCGCAAGATCCATTTGCGTATGGTTGCAACAAGGATTATTTGTACTCCTTAGTTGGAGCAACACCCAACTACGGTAATTTCCAAGCAGCGGAAGAAGAGAAAGTCCTCCTAGgaatcatcaacaacaacatagaacacaaccTTTATGCAAATTGGGATTCATCTTCTACCTCAATGTTGCAAAATGTCAAGGAACAACAATGGGATTCTCACTCCTCCCCTGAAGCATGCACCGTTGAACAATCCGTGACAACCCCTTcttttcctcctcctcctcctccttcttcctCCGTGGAAGCCACCGTGACCACCACGAGCCGCCGTAAACGACGCCGCACCAAGAGCGCCAAGAACAAGGAGGAAATCGAGAACCAGAGGATGACGCACATTGCTGTTGAACGCAATCGCCGAAAACAGATGAATGAGTACTTGGCCGTGCTCCGATCCTTGATGCCTTCCTCTTATGTTCAAAGG GGTGACCAAGCCTCTATTATTGGAGGGGCCATAAACTTTGTGAAGGAGTTGGAGCAGCTTTTGCAGTCGATGGAGGGCCAAAAGAGAACGAACCAAGGGAAAGAGAATGTTGTTGGGTTAAATGGGACGTcgagaacaacaacaacaacaccctTTGCTGAGTTCTTCGCGTTTCCTCAATACACGACACGTGGTACGACGATGGCACAGAACAACCAGGAGCAGAAACAGTGGGCCGTAGCAGACATTGAAGTGACCATGGTGGATAACCATGCCAATCTAAAGGTACTATCAAAGAAACAACCTGGGCAGATTATGAAGATCGTTGTTGGGCTTCAAAGTCTCAAGCTCAGCATTCTCCACCTTAATGTTTCCACTCTTGATGATATGGTCCTTTACTCAGTTAGCGTCAAGGTTGGTagaaaattacaaataacttacttttttttcttcttaattgatgagatttttttattttttttttgtatggatGGATTGGAGCAGGTAGAGGACGGGTGTCTGCTGAACACGGTGGATGAAATTGCGGCTGCAGTGAATCAACTATTACGCACAATCCAAGAAGTTACTTTCAGCTGA